A window of Hordeum vulgare subsp. vulgare chromosome 5H, MorexV3_pseudomolecules_assembly, whole genome shotgun sequence genomic DNA:
ACCACACAGTTTAGGTCTTAACATTTTCTTCTTCACAATGAATATAACAGCTCTTCTGTTATCGTTCTTAATAAACAGTGCttccttagagcaagtacaatagtatagccagtTGTTGGCTATAAGCCGTTGTCATGTCATCTATGGCccatcttatagccaacatgtacaatagttcattgcaaaagtgTACTACTTTTTTATTATATGGTTCATTTTTCATATTCACAAAAGGTCTAGgaacacgtgctagagctggctcttagctaggaatccgcttaccttctctctcctcttctctttcctctaactaaataaaaatatattagtttattccttataACCAACTGAGTCAGctatattgtacttgctcttagcttGCTAAAACGGCTTACACGGAGAAAGCACATTATTTATTGAATCACATACAATGTCAATAAGCAGTATTCAACCTTAACCTATGGATGGAATGTGGCCGAACATTAAATTTAAATTTTGATTCTGCTTATTTGCAATGTGTTCAAGTGTTTGACGTTGAATTATGCACATTTTGGTTAACATCCATGGGAAATAAAAGTTGAAATTTTGAGTACATGCATACACATAGGAGAATTAAGAGAGAACACCAAGGCTGTATTAGGGTATCTGAATTTGCAGACCAGCTCTTGAGCAAGTAAAAAAGGCAGTGTTTTCATATTTAAGGCTGTCCTTAAGAATCTGCTTGAGTTGCTCTAACACTACTTTATCAATTGAGACATTAGAGGACCCCAGTTGGTTGCTTGGAAACTGAACGATCAAAACAAAAGGGCATGAtcgcaaagattttttttcccaaGGATGAGTTGACTTATTATCTCTGTACCGCTAATAAAAACTTCTCATTCCAAACAAAAttattcagaaaaaatccaagcTAGCAAAAGCTGTAATTCAAAAGCTGTAATGAAATTGTGCAATAGTGCACATGCAGACAGGAAATGAGAACCACAGGATGCCAGTATGAGTTTACAACTTCTAAGAAACCCAGACGGGGTTTTGTTACATGTCGCTTTCAAGGTGAAACAAGCCCCTCACGAAAGAGCTTTCTGCACCTCGGCGGTCACTTCTTTTGGTGGTTTCTCCGCATGAAGATTTGCCACTAGGCCATTCTTGGAGTAGTAGTCAATCACCTGTGAGAAGTAAACAGTTTTCAGATTAAGAACATTGACTGAAAAAGCAACTGCTTTCCTTTATGCCAGACGACAAACCGTCCTTCCACAGTTCGAATTTAGGAACTCAGTACTACCAACATAAGTTCAGGCCATAAGAGGAAGATTAGTTAAATGGAAGATTGGAAAAGGAAGCAGAAAAGAAATGTCAGGGTCTACCAAATTCACAATGAAAATCTTATGCAATACTATACTGGAAATACAAGCACATCAAGACAGCAAAACCAGAGCTTAGCATGAAAAACACTGATGCAACACAAGGAATGGAGAATACATGGTTGAGAAAACATACAGGTTCAGTTTGTATGTGGAAAGCTTCAAGCCTTGATTTCAAGACCTCAGATGTGTcatcttttctttgaattaagggtTCACCGGAAACCTTGACAAAAGAGGGAAGAATCACAGGTCAATGGTTTGCAGCAAAATGCTAgttgaagaaaaaaaatactgTCAACGGAATTACAAAAGATCACATGTGTCCACATAATATCTGAATGAAACATGAGAGCTCTTGTTGAAAACAATAGCCCACAACCAAAGATCAATGTACAGCAATaatgtatactccctccgtcccaaatagTTTGCATTGGTTTTCCAAGTCAAGCTTACAAACTTTGACATTTGTTTGTAGAGTAGCATATGAAAACATATTccatgatgaatctaatggtattGATTTGGTATTTTACATATGGACAATTTTTTCCATAAACTTAATCGAAGTTTATAAAGTTTGACTGAAAATATATGTAATACAcgctattttgggacggagggaacaTTATTTGCTTATCGCAAACGCATGTAAAATTAATTTCTGCAAAGAGGATATTGTCATTGAAGGAGAGGAAATATCAACAATCCTACACTTCCGGGAAAGTTACGGACCGGTTTTACGACTGATCTCtaactaaccccccccccccctctcttatTTTCAGGGGCGCCCCCATTCCCCGTAACATCCAACCACAAGCTGAGACGCTAGTGTGCAACCTTAGTCCCATAAGATTTGGTCCGTAGCTCTAGCATCTCTTGATGAAATAGTGTTGTGTAAAATATCCATAAGGACAGAAGAACACAGGGAGATATTGAACTGTTTAAAGAAACCATAACATCAATCTAGTAACCAATACAAAATAAGTTACGCCTACAAGCTGAAGCAGAccacaaaaagatttaacattgAGTTCATCTGGCGAACTAGAAAACTCATCACCCACAACACAATTGGTAATTCTTTTCCCAAGATTGAATATGTATGGTAACCAGCTTCATGGCTATTGACAACCAAACTGAGGGAGCGTTATGGAGAAGACATTGAACTGCTTGGAACTTAACCTTGTGGAAGCAATGATCACGATAAAAATATAAAGCATGCAAGTAAGACATATGAAGGCACTACCCGGTATTCTATATTTGACTTACATCATCAACTCCCGGAGTCTTAGGAGGAGCAAATTTTGTATGGTAAGATCTACCACTCGATGGGTGTATCAAACGGCCAGTAATTCTTTCTTCCAATATTGCATCATCAATTGCGAAATTCAGAACCTTGTCAACCTTAGCACCTTGCTTTGCCAGCATTTCATCGAGCTGCAGTCATCGTTCAACCAAACAATAGGAAAACaaaacactaagctcccaaggcaTAAATCATCCATCAATATACACAGAAAGAAGGAATTTTCATTTTGATGCATATTGACCAAGGACCTGACCAGACCTTTTGTGCTTGAACAACAGTTCTAGGgaagccatcaaggataaaacctTTTTGacatgaaggttttttcatggctTCATCAATAATCCCAACAACCAAGTCATCTGAAACAAGCTCTCCCTAAAAACAATAAGAGTCAAGAAATAAAGAAATTGATAGACAGGGTTTTTGCTAGTTTTAAATTGCTATTTATGTAT
This region includes:
- the LOC123395497 gene encoding adenylate kinase 4-like, which translates into the protein MATTTTIEDVPSVELMTELLRRAKCSSKPDKRIILVGPPGSGKGTQSPLIKDEYCLCHLATGDMLRAAVAAKTPLGIKAKEAMDKGELVSDDLVVGIIDEAMKKPSCQKGFILDGFPRTVVQAQKLDEMLAKQGAKVDKVLNFAIDDAILEERITGRLIHPSSGRSYHTKFAPPKTPGVDDVSGEPLIQRKDDTSEVLKSRLEAFHIQTEPVIDYYSKNGLVANLHAEKPPKEVTAEVQKALS